The following are encoded together in the Proteiniphilum saccharofermentans genome:
- a CDS encoding ECF transporter S component encodes MSTTVKLYSFNLSNTKTYLFAAIFIVGNLLLPQLAHLIPQGGLIFLPIYFFTLIAAYKYGIHVGLLTAVLSPLANHLLFGMPPAVVLPAILIKSVILAIAAALVAKQAGKVSLLAILIAILAYQLVGTGIEWGMTQNFAIAVQDFRLGVPGMLIQLFGGYFLLRAIAKI; translated from the coding sequence ATGTCAACAACAGTCAAATTGTACTCTTTCAATCTCAGTAACACAAAGACTTATCTGTTCGCAGCGATATTTATTGTCGGCAACCTGCTCTTACCGCAGTTGGCACACCTTATACCGCAGGGTGGACTTATCTTCCTGCCCATTTATTTCTTTACACTGATTGCCGCTTACAAATATGGTATCCACGTGGGATTACTGACTGCCGTCTTATCTCCGTTAGCCAACCATCTGTTGTTCGGCATGCCACCCGCAGTCGTACTTCCGGCTATCCTCATTAAATCAGTCATTCTGGCTATTGCCGCTGCATTAGTTGCCAAACAAGCCGGGAAAGTATCACTTCTGGCTATTCTAATTGCTATCCTTGCTTATCAGTTGGTCGGAACCGGTATAGAATGGGGCATGACACAAAACTTTGCCATTGCCGTTCAGGACTTCCGCCTCGGTGTTCCCGGTATGCTTATTCAACTCTTTGGCGGTTACTTCCTATTGAGAGCAATAGCCAAAATATAA
- a CDS encoding esterase, with amino-acid sequence MKIQLSPISVALLALFFTLQVQAQENFPFGQNREIISPEIHADNSVTFRLTAPTANNVSVTGDFLAPGEEANMIKDADGVWSYTTHPLPSELYTYAFNVDGLQMNDPNNVYYRRDVASTLNVLLVGNGQADLYKVNSVPHGTVTKRWYQSPGNNMTRRITIYTPPGYEKSDNSYPVLYLLHGMGGDEEAWMTLGRASQIADNLIAQGKAEPMIIVMPNGNVAQEAAPGESSLGFYKPQFRLPHTMDGKYEETFHEIIRFVDSQYRTIPEKAGRAIAGLSMGGFHTLHISRYYPNTFDYMGLFSAAIMPDEKIKSKVYDSIEETLVTQKNNGYTLYWIAIGKEDFLYQANIDFRKKLDTMDFPYIYRESEGGHTWRNWRIYLSEFLPILFKTR; translated from the coding sequence ATGAAGATACAATTATCTCCCATTTCAGTGGCACTGTTAGCGCTGTTTTTCACGTTGCAAGTGCAAGCCCAAGAAAACTTCCCTTTTGGGCAAAACAGGGAAATCATCTCCCCTGAGATACATGCCGACAACTCCGTCACATTCCGTTTAACGGCTCCTACCGCTAACAACGTATCTGTCACAGGCGACTTCCTGGCTCCCGGGGAGGAAGCAAATATGATTAAAGATGCCGACGGGGTTTGGAGTTATACAACACATCCCCTGCCTTCCGAATTGTACACCTATGCTTTCAATGTGGACGGACTGCAGATGAACGATCCAAATAATGTGTATTACCGGCGCGACGTAGCCAGCACATTGAATGTGCTACTCGTTGGCAACGGACAGGCTGACCTCTATAAGGTGAATAGTGTCCCGCACGGTACAGTAACAAAACGGTGGTATCAATCTCCCGGCAACAACATGACCCGGAGGATCACCATCTACACACCTCCCGGCTATGAAAAGAGTGACAACTCTTATCCTGTCCTTTACCTACTGCATGGCATGGGTGGCGATGAAGAAGCATGGATGACCCTCGGACGTGCATCTCAGATAGCGGATAATCTGATAGCCCAGGGTAAAGCAGAACCGATGATTATTGTGATGCCCAATGGGAACGTGGCACAGGAAGCTGCTCCCGGCGAATCGAGCCTCGGGTTCTACAAACCGCAATTCCGTCTACCACATACTATGGACGGAAAATACGAAGAGACCTTTCACGAAATCATCCGGTTTGTCGATTCCCAATACCGCACTATTCCCGAAAAGGCGGGCCGTGCTATTGCAGGACTCTCAATGGGTGGATTTCATACCTTGCACATTTCAAGATACTACCCCAATACCTTTGATTACATGGGACTCTTCTCTGCTGCTATCATGCCGGATGAAAAGATAAAATCAAAGGTATATGACAGCATCGAGGAAACATTGGTTACACAAAAAAACAATGGCTATACCCTATATTGGATCGCCATCGGAAAAGAAGATTTTCTCTACCAGGCCAATATTGATTTCAGAAAAAAACTAGACACAATGGATTTCCCATATATTTACCGGGAATCAGAAGGCGGACATACATGGCGTAACTGGCGGATCTATCTATCGGAGTTTCTGCCGATACTCTTTAAAACCAGATAA
- a CDS encoding RNA polymerase sigma factor — translation MEIDLRRMEKKKTVKVRFNQNTVFDENEDLLAFMYRAYADKLYAYGLSLHSDTGLIEDAIHDVFIDVYTNEKRLANISNLQQYLIAVLRHRILFLLRTNKRYVEILNDVSDSFIEKNSQELWIENEEKTHNKRLVKRLLSSLTRHQREALHLRFIEGLSYDEISEIMQINYQSVKMLVHRAVSKIRKKDVSSSSSAD, via the coding sequence ATGGAGATAGATTTGAGAAGAATGGAGAAAAAGAAGACTGTAAAGGTCCGGTTCAACCAAAATACAGTATTTGATGAAAACGAAGATTTGCTTGCGTTTATGTATAGAGCGTATGCGGATAAGTTGTATGCTTATGGTCTATCGCTTCATTCCGATACAGGCCTGATAGAAGATGCGATTCATGATGTATTTATTGATGTCTATACAAATGAGAAGAGGCTTGCCAATATCTCCAATTTACAGCAATACCTTATAGCAGTGCTTCGTCATCGGATTTTATTTTTATTACGAACGAATAAACGTTATGTGGAAATTTTAAACGATGTATCTGACTCATTTATTGAAAAAAACAGCCAGGAACTATGGATTGAAAATGAGGAAAAAACCCATAATAAACGATTAGTCAAACGCTTATTGTCGAGCCTCACCCGGCATCAGCGGGAAGCCCTTCATTTACGTTTTATTGAAGGACTTTCTTATGATGAGATATCGGAGATTATGCAGATTAACTACCAGTCGGTCAAGATGCTGGTACACCGTGCTGTTTCCAAGATCCGTAAAAAAGATGTTTCATCTTCCTCGAGTGCCGATTAA
- a CDS encoding FecR family protein, whose product MRTDYTNYKDIDFLDDDFFIESMISPSKESELFWSKLIDSRKINLNEFISANMLLKSIRKSHYEVLQERKDQLWERIDITRNLLKNKRKKGIRLYKYLAVAACSIIIIGLSFIFLFRKDYSYPDNNQGIDYAQFQLHHQQPSQGEIRIVTQGRQVEIEGEDAEIKYDNTGSLSINNEAVDQETTHAMATEIFYNQLYVPYGKRASLTLADGTSLWVNAGTTVIYPAVFPDHKREIYVDGEVYAEVQRDEARPFLVKTDKLEICVLGTSFNVSAYKEDTQRKVVLVNGSVDVRLNGKNTRLSPNQLYTYNGQVSSVETVDVEVFTSWRDGIYIFRDEPIESILQQLSRYYNVTMIFPPHQSSGILCSGKLELKEDLSHLLNNLSQIASFNFGVKDNEYRIQFNR is encoded by the coding sequence ATGCGAACAGATTATACCAATTATAAAGATATTGATTTTCTTGATGATGATTTCTTCATCGAGTCTATGATTTCTCCCTCTAAGGAGAGTGAACTCTTTTGGTCGAAGCTTATTGACAGCAGGAAGATCAATCTTAATGAATTCATTTCTGCTAATATGCTGCTGAAATCCATAAGAAAAAGCCATTATGAAGTGCTGCAGGAACGAAAGGATCAGTTGTGGGAAAGAATTGATATAACCCGGAATTTGCTGAAAAATAAACGTAAAAAAGGAATTCGCCTGTATAAATACCTGGCTGTTGCAGCCTGTAGTATAATTATCATCGGGTTATCTTTCATCTTTCTTTTCAGAAAAGATTATTCGTATCCAGATAATAATCAGGGGATAGATTATGCGCAATTTCAACTACATCATCAACAACCAAGTCAGGGTGAAATACGTATTGTTACACAGGGCCGGCAGGTTGAAATTGAGGGAGAAGATGCAGAAATAAAGTACGATAATACTGGGTCGTTGTCCATTAATAACGAGGCGGTGGATCAGGAAACTACCCATGCGATGGCCACGGAAATATTTTATAATCAATTGTATGTACCCTATGGAAAACGGGCATCCTTAACACTGGCTGACGGAACTTCCTTGTGGGTAAATGCCGGTACCACAGTGATCTATCCGGCTGTTTTCCCCGATCATAAAAGGGAAATATATGTAGATGGTGAAGTTTATGCCGAGGTACAACGGGATGAGGCCCGGCCTTTCCTGGTGAAAACGGATAAATTGGAGATTTGTGTACTTGGTACATCTTTTAATGTATCAGCTTATAAAGAAGATACCCAAAGAAAGGTTGTTTTGGTGAACGGGTCGGTGGATGTCAGATTGAATGGGAAAAATACACGTTTATCTCCCAACCAGTTGTATACCTATAACGGACAGGTGAGTAGTGTGGAGACAGTAGATGTGGAGGTATTTACTTCGTGGCGTGATGGCATATATATATTCCGTGATGAACCTATTGAAAGCATACTTCAGCAGTTGTCCCGTTATTATAATGTTACCATGATCTTCCCACCTCATCAATCATCCGGGATTTTATGCTCGGGTAAACTGGAGCTGAAAGAAGACCTTTCGCATTTACTCAACAACCTGTCACAAATAGCTTCGTTTAATTTCGGTGTAAAGGACAACGAATACAGAATACAGTTTAATCGATAA
- a CDS encoding TonB-dependent receptor codes for MKQVKFGFRRKRIQIIVMICSVQLFSLWESNAQAITIHQTDKSVREIIRVIEATSDMVFFYNNKDIDLNRKVTLKVSNESIKNVLDLLFAGTQSTYKIDGRQIYIMKKPGEKENAVLQQKKTVTITGTIVDKSGESIIGANIVEKGTTNGTVTDVNGNFSLQVEEGATLHVSYIGYLSQDINTAGKTRFEIVLQEDTQALDELVVVGYGVMRKSDVTGSIAQIRSEEINNYPSTNIMQALSGKSPGVQVMQNSGAPGATMSIRIRGANSIQGSNEPLYVIDGFPIANQTILNNSDIESIEILKDASATAIYGSRGANGVVLITTKQGRAGAAIVDLETSYSLQSIISRMDLMNAQEYATFYNIQQLNDTGKEYFTSDQIQNFGIGTDWQSLAFRQAPLLTTSLNVSGGNEKTRYSISGSVFNQEGIIEGSNYDRYSIRTNIDHELSKYFGITLSSTLSRLDTERKDSGGGSRGTSLIGSTLAAAPTLSPYTENGDYTTLAIAYPFVATDIINPLNFIYETSSHIKANIALVNAALEFKPIQNVLVKISGGVENRDDRTDNYTTTNYFRSTGSASVSATQYTSLLNENTISYINTFKDIHHLSAVAGFTYQDFLNTSLSGSSSGFLSNDFQSYNLAAGENPGIPGSNYTKSLLLSYLGRINYNLDNKYLLTVSFRADGSSRFSAGNKWGYFPSTALAWRISEEEFLKDNAVVSNLKFRTSWGMTGSQAISPYVTLNQLSSDKVVFDDALNATFAPTNRLPGNLKWETTSQLNAGIDLGIWNNRLNLVADYYIKDTRDLLNTVRLPSSLGWTNTIQNVGKVQNKGFELGLDALLLEGPFYWNVNTNISFNRNRVLKLYNGEDILGPTSGALSLSGNVNILREGQPIGIFYGYKEDGYDEDGFIKYKDLNGDGAFNQEDRTYIGNPNPDFIYGLRSDMSWKNFELSLFLQGSYGNDLLNISKMSYAYDYGFGLNMIKDVLNNHWSENNPTAKYPKISYYTKYQMSDRFVEDGSYLRVKNIQLTYKLPLNKLKADWMKALQIYVSAQNLLTFTNYSGWDPEVNARGGSNSTILGIDDNVYPNSKTFTFGLRAQF; via the coding sequence ATGAAGCAAGTCAAATTCGGATTTAGGCGAAAAAGAATTCAGATCATTGTTATGATCTGTTCTGTACAATTATTTTCCCTTTGGGAATCAAATGCACAGGCAATCACCATTCATCAGACCGATAAGTCGGTAAGGGAGATTATTAGAGTTATTGAGGCAACCAGTGATATGGTTTTCTTCTATAACAATAAGGATATAGATCTCAACCGTAAAGTCACTTTGAAGGTGAGCAACGAGTCTATCAAAAATGTGCTCGATCTGCTTTTTGCAGGTACACAGAGCACCTATAAGATCGACGGTCGGCAGATTTATATCATGAAAAAACCGGGAGAGAAGGAGAATGCAGTTCTGCAACAGAAAAAGACAGTTACAATTACCGGGACAATTGTAGATAAAAGTGGAGAATCCATTATTGGTGCTAATATCGTGGAAAAAGGAACCACGAACGGAACGGTAACAGATGTGAACGGTAACTTTTCTTTACAAGTGGAAGAAGGTGCTACACTCCATGTTTCATATATCGGTTATCTGTCGCAGGATATTAATACAGCAGGTAAAACACGTTTCGAAATTGTTTTACAGGAAGATACACAAGCATTGGATGAGTTGGTCGTTGTGGGATATGGAGTAATGAGAAAAAGTGATGTTACCGGATCAATAGCTCAGATTAGGAGTGAGGAGATTAATAATTATCCCTCCACTAATATTATGCAAGCTTTATCTGGAAAATCACCGGGAGTACAAGTCATGCAGAATTCTGGTGCGCCTGGAGCAACTATGAGTATCAGGATAAGAGGAGCTAATTCCATACAGGGGAGTAATGAACCATTATATGTAATAGATGGGTTTCCGATTGCGAATCAGACTATTTTAAACAATTCTGATATTGAAAGTATTGAAATTCTTAAGGATGCTTCTGCTACAGCAATATATGGGTCAAGAGGAGCAAACGGTGTAGTCTTGATTACAACAAAACAGGGTAGGGCAGGTGCAGCTATTGTTGACTTAGAAACGAGCTATAGTCTCCAATCAATTATTTCTAGGATGGATTTGATGAATGCCCAGGAATATGCCACTTTTTATAATATCCAACAATTGAATGATACGGGAAAAGAGTATTTTACTTCTGATCAGATTCAGAACTTTGGGATAGGTACTGATTGGCAAAGTCTGGCTTTTCGGCAGGCTCCGCTTCTGACTACTTCCCTGAATGTGAGTGGAGGTAACGAAAAAACTAGATATTCCATTTCAGGAAGTGTATTCAATCAAGAAGGGATTATTGAGGGAAGCAATTATGATCGCTATAGCATCCGGACAAATATTGATCATGAACTCAGTAAGTATTTTGGAATTACATTATCTTCCACTCTTTCTCGTTTGGATACAGAAAGAAAAGATAGTGGCGGGGGATCTAGAGGAACCTCTTTAATTGGTTCTACTTTAGCAGCTGCACCGACTCTTTCTCCTTACACCGAGAACGGGGATTATACAACTTTGGCAATTGCATATCCGTTTGTTGCTACGGATATTATCAATCCTCTTAATTTTATTTATGAAACATCTTCCCATATTAAAGCTAACATAGCATTGGTCAACGCGGCTTTAGAATTTAAACCGATTCAAAACGTTCTGGTTAAGATATCCGGAGGGGTGGAAAACAGAGATGACAGAACAGATAACTATACTACTACAAATTATTTCCGTTCAACAGGTTCTGCGAGTGTGAGCGCAACCCAGTATACCAGCTTGCTTAATGAGAATACAATAAGCTATATAAATACATTTAAAGATATCCACCATCTATCAGCAGTAGCAGGATTTACATATCAGGATTTCCTTAATACAAGTTTATCAGGTAGTAGTTCCGGTTTCTTAAGTAATGATTTTCAGAGTTATAACCTTGCTGCCGGAGAAAATCCGGGTATACCGGGGAGTAATTATACAAAATCCTTATTGTTGTCATATCTTGGTAGAATCAACTATAATCTGGATAATAAATATTTACTCACAGTCAGTTTCCGGGCAGATGGTTCTTCCAGGTTTAGTGCAGGAAACAAATGGGGATATTTTCCATCAACAGCTTTGGCCTGGCGAATTTCGGAAGAAGAATTCCTTAAAGATAATGCTGTTGTTTCGAACTTGAAATTCAGGACTAGCTGGGGGATGACAGGAAGCCAAGCTATTAGTCCCTATGTGACATTGAATCAACTCTCTTCAGATAAAGTGGTTTTTGATGATGCTCTTAATGCTACCTTCGCTCCCACTAACAGATTACCGGGGAATTTAAAATGGGAGACAACTTCGCAATTAAATGCCGGGATTGATCTGGGAATTTGGAACAATCGATTGAACCTAGTAGCAGACTATTATATAAAAGACACCCGGGATTTGTTGAATACGGTTAGACTCCCCTCTTCTTTGGGCTGGACGAACACTATTCAAAATGTCGGGAAGGTCCAAAATAAAGGATTTGAATTAGGTCTGGATGCTTTATTACTCGAAGGGCCGTTTTATTGGAACGTGAATACCAACATTTCATTTAACCGGAATAGAGTCTTGAAATTATATAATGGGGAAGATATTTTAGGTCCTACTTCAGGAGCCCTGTCGTTGAGTGGTAATGTCAATATCTTACGCGAAGGGCAACCTATTGGTATCTTTTATGGGTATAAGGAAGACGGATATGATGAAGATGGTTTTATCAAATATAAAGATTTGAATGGAGATGGAGCCTTTAACCAAGAAGACCGTACCTATATTGGTAATCCCAATCCTGATTTTATTTATGGACTTCGTTCAGATATGTCATGGAAAAACTTTGAGTTGAGTCTTTTTCTACAAGGATCATACGGAAATGATCTATTGAACATAAGTAAAATGTCATATGCATATGATTATGGTTTTGGCTTAAACATGATTAAAGATGTATTAAATAACCATTGGTCCGAAAATAATCCCACTGCAAAATATCCCAAAATCAGTTATTACACCAAATATCAGATGTCAGATCGTTTTGTAGAGGATGGGTCATACCTGAGAGTAAAGAATATCCAATTAACCTATAAATTACCACTCAATAAGCTTAAAGCGGATTGGATGAAAGCGTTACAAATTTATGTAAGCGCACAAAATTTGTTGACTTTCACAAATTATTCAGGATGGGATCCTGAAGTAAACGCACGAGGAGGTTCTAATTCTACAATACTCGGTATTGACGATAATGTCTATCCTAATTCTAAAACGTTTACATTTGGTTTACGTGCCCAGTTTTAA
- a CDS encoding RagB/SusD family nutrient uptake outer membrane protein, with translation MAEELFYNTPEEVETAVNAVYLSFKGATWSELIVRLDAHTDWGYGRGSRSILSNVQGFTSIDEMNDYWVNFYSIIRNANIVILNTKENEKISTAQVERFVAEVRFLRALAYYHLVRNYGAVPLRTENNLKERDLVKSPVTDIYTFIREDLEYAETYLPETPSKSGKPGIYAAKTLLADVYLTLGEYANARDKADEVIKSNKYTLVSVTSADDLRANVFGPDLITSSEEIFYIKYTRQVGFGNWILWVLNHEASGHFNFGGAYAHYSDATNIFFVNWDENDLRKRLWDNIDFGLGATTMVCGKYADTEAVDRSTGAGNDLPLMRYPDALLIYAEASCMAANGPTAEGMEMLNQVHRRAYGIDPETVSSIDFKVGEYDALSFQDLVLQERAYEFIFEGKRWYDLKRTGKANEIIGEAKKVTIPEKAYLWPIPSSELNYNQALDPKNDQNPGY, from the coding sequence GTGGCAGAGGAATTATTTTATAATACTCCGGAAGAGGTTGAGACTGCTGTCAATGCTGTATATTTATCTTTCAAGGGGGCTACCTGGAGCGAGTTGATTGTCCGGCTGGATGCCCATACGGATTGGGGATATGGCAGAGGAAGCCGTTCGATACTTAGTAATGTGCAGGGTTTTACAAGTATAGACGAAATGAATGATTATTGGGTTAATTTTTATTCTATTATCCGAAATGCGAATATCGTTATTTTAAATACAAAGGAGAATGAAAAAATTTCAACGGCACAAGTGGAACGTTTTGTTGCCGAGGTGCGTTTCTTGAGAGCTTTAGCCTATTATCATCTGGTGCGGAATTATGGAGCTGTTCCCCTTAGAACAGAGAATAACCTAAAAGAAAGGGATCTCGTTAAGTCGCCGGTTACAGATATTTATACCTTTATCCGTGAAGATCTGGAGTATGCCGAGACGTATTTGCCTGAGACTCCTTCAAAATCGGGTAAGCCCGGTATTTATGCAGCGAAAACACTTTTAGCTGACGTATACCTTACGCTAGGAGAATACGCTAACGCAAGAGATAAGGCGGACGAAGTAATCAAATCGAACAAATATACGCTCGTTTCTGTCACATCCGCAGATGACCTGAGGGCAAACGTATTCGGTCCCGACCTGATAACCAGCAGCGAAGAAATATTTTATATCAAATACACACGTCAGGTAGGGTTTGGTAACTGGATATTATGGGTATTGAATCATGAAGCTTCAGGACACTTTAATTTTGGAGGGGCTTACGCTCATTACAGTGATGCTACAAATATATTTTTCGTAAACTGGGATGAAAATGATCTGCGAAAACGTCTTTGGGATAATATTGATTTTGGCCTGGGTGCGACCACTATGGTGTGTGGAAAATATGCAGATACAGAAGCAGTGGATAGGTCTACGGGTGCCGGAAATGATCTGCCACTGATGCGTTATCCCGATGCCTTGCTTATTTATGCTGAGGCTTCTTGTATGGCTGCGAATGGCCCGACTGCAGAAGGAATGGAAATGCTGAATCAGGTACACCGGAGAGCGTATGGTATAGATCCAGAAACAGTTTCTTCAATTGACTTTAAAGTAGGGGAGTATGATGCTCTATCTTTTCAGGATTTAGTTTTACAGGAACGTGCGTATGAATTTATTTTTGAAGGAAAACGCTGGTATGATTTAAAAAGAACAGGAAAAGCAAATGAGATTATTGGTGAGGCAAAAAAAGTAACCATTCCTGAAAAAGCTTATCTATGGCCGATTCCTTCATCCGAATTAAATTACAATCAAGCACTTGATCCGAAAAACGACCAGAATCCCGGTTATTAA
- a CDS encoding FAD-dependent oxidoreductase: MRRRTMLKTVGAISLTSIVPKRSVASSLEYRVGSRKEIETEILIIGGGTAGTIAAIQAGRTGCSTILVENGSQLGGTTTTGGVSFPGLFHAWGKQIIEGIGWELVSETVRFGNDTFPDFSIPTGRWHWKHQIRLNPYLYALLAEEKCLEAGVHIRYYETPIQAVFKNGLWEVDVMGKGIHTRIRANQLIDCTGNAFVTALAGFKVLREEENQPGTLQFKIGGYDMGKLDMNLIQVKYDEAVANGRVSKIDFRSINALLQNQGDNIQHILGADSTTSETHTITNIKGRTSLLKMLRFLRTLPGCEKVRLLSMQTEAGVRETYRIDGEYQITHDDYVSGKVHEDSLSYSFYPIDLHDKHGVVPKHLNEHTVATVPLRALIPRNSKNLLVAGRCVSSDRLANSALRVQASCMGMGQAAAITAVIASRKGISPLEVEPKEIKELLRKYEAIVPG; the protein is encoded by the coding sequence ATGAGAAGACGAACAATGTTGAAAACAGTAGGAGCGATCTCTTTAACTAGTATAGTTCCCAAAAGAAGTGTGGCCTCTTCTTTAGAATATAGGGTAGGATCCCGTAAAGAAATTGAGACAGAAATCTTAATTATCGGAGGTGGTACTGCAGGAACAATTGCCGCAATTCAAGCGGGAAGAACCGGATGCAGTACGATTTTGGTAGAGAATGGAAGCCAGTTAGGAGGAACAACAACTACCGGGGGTGTTTCTTTCCCCGGCTTGTTTCACGCATGGGGAAAACAAATCATCGAGGGAATAGGATGGGAATTAGTTTCTGAGACCGTGCGTTTCGGTAATGATACTTTTCCTGATTTCAGTATTCCAACCGGACGGTGGCATTGGAAACACCAGATTCGATTGAATCCTTATCTGTATGCGTTGCTTGCCGAAGAAAAATGTTTAGAAGCAGGTGTACATATCCGATATTATGAAACGCCGATACAGGCAGTCTTTAAAAATGGTCTATGGGAAGTGGATGTTATGGGAAAAGGTATTCATACACGTATTCGCGCTAACCAGCTAATAGATTGTACCGGAAATGCTTTTGTAACAGCCTTGGCCGGTTTTAAGGTCTTACGTGAAGAAGAAAATCAACCAGGTACACTCCAATTCAAGATTGGGGGTTACGATATGGGTAAATTAGATATGAATCTGATTCAGGTGAAATATGATGAGGCTGTAGCAAACGGGAGAGTCTCCAAGATTGATTTTAGGAGTATCAATGCTTTATTACAAAATCAGGGTGATAATATCCAGCATATTTTAGGTGCAGATTCCACTACTTCGGAAACCCATACCATTACAAATATAAAAGGTCGTACCTCCCTGTTGAAAATGCTTCGCTTTCTGAGAACTCTACCAGGATGCGAAAAAGTGCGATTGCTATCTATGCAGACTGAAGCAGGCGTGAGGGAAACGTACCGGATCGACGGAGAATATCAAATCACGCATGATGACTACGTCAGTGGAAAAGTACATGAAGACTCTCTTTCTTATTCTTTTTATCCAATAGATTTGCACGACAAGCATGGTGTTGTTCCCAAGCATTTGAATGAACACACAGTAGCTACAGTACCTTTGCGGGCATTAATCCCCAGGAATAGTAAAAATCTGTTAGTTGCGGGACGATGTGTAAGCAGTGATCGACTTGCCAATTCCGCTCTACGTGTTCAGGCTTCATGTATGGGGATGGGGCAAGCTGCAGCTATTACGGCTGTTATAGCATCAAGGAAGGGTATTTCTCCCCTGGAAGTTGAGCCCAAAGAGATTAAAGAATTACTACGGAAATATGAAGCAATTGTCCCTGGATGA
- the crcB gene encoding fluoride efflux transporter CrcB, which translates to MWKDIFYVGIGGGIGSILRFIASRLVARYVAAEWLFAGTLVVNMTGCFLIGLLSGWMLAHQPENQSFRLLLIVGFCGGYTTFSTFAFENLRLIEANQWGLFALYTFTSVLVGLLAVWGGMKLVS; encoded by the coding sequence ATGTGGAAAGATATATTCTATGTAGGAATCGGAGGCGGGATCGGCAGTATACTCCGGTTCATTGCTTCCCGTCTCGTTGCTCGGTATGTAGCTGCCGAATGGTTGTTTGCGGGTACGTTGGTTGTCAATATGACCGGATGTTTCCTGATTGGCCTTCTCTCAGGATGGATGCTTGCTCATCAACCTGAGAACCAGTCATTCCGATTGCTTCTTATCGTGGGATTTTGCGGTGGATATACCACATTCTCTACTTTCGCATTCGAAAATTTACGGCTGATAGAAGCCAACCAATGGGGATTGTTTGCTTTATATACCTTTACAAGTGTACTTGTAGGTCTGTTGGCCGTGTGGGGAGGAATGAAGCTGGTAAGTTGA